TTTCTGTGAACAGTAGAAGATTTTTCTAAGATTTGAAGTGTTCTTTGTACCAAAAATACTatagaatattatataaataagcaGTTTAAGTTCTTCAAACCTACTTAATTATCAGACTACACGTAAACATGGccgaaaatttcaacttttatacttaattaaaacttttatacatGAAAAATGTACATAAGCGAACTTATTGCCTGAAGGATTTTCTACCAGTCAACCACAGGGTGATGCAGAACATAGAATAACaagaagtaggtacataaatatagaGTGAAAATCATgattcatataaaatgttagaaaaaccATGGCGAAAAAGCTAAAGTACATTTTGTGCTCACTTTTCGGATGAAAATGtgactctacaaaaaaaaacaataaaacgtttTTGATTCAACTTCTCTGAAAACATCGTTGCTGTCCGTTTCATAAAGTCCTTTGCCCTTCCAAAATACACTCACGAAAATCTTATTAGCGTCTAACGTGGTTAGTGGCAAAGGAAAAACCATTTCAGACGTCTAATAGTCGCTCGGTTTCAATAAACGATCTTCCCTAATACCAATTTATTATTGGTTAGCTCCTAAGTCTCTGGTTTTGCGAACGTCAAGATGAAATGAAACCTGAATTAGTGATAAATTTATCGCAATGCAGTCTGCTAAAGAGAAACGTTTATTAAACGTCGTTTTAATTATAGGTATCAAGTTTTCTGccttcaattttaaatacacataaacgaaatgaaaaactaaaatagagTTTTTCGGTatacgtaaatataaatgtcaaagttaaattctttattcaattagaccagtaaatggcacttttgaacgtcgaaccaatttatatatgaacaaGATTAAAAACTAgggtcagtctgtcggtcagacTCCtttgaagctaccgctcgttcggaaggtagcttcatggagaagaacgagcaagaaactccatggttTCTCTTTTTAAATGGATTCACAAGAAATTAATTCCTAAGTACTTTTAACGTTAATCAGGAGAAACCAATTTTATTTGGAACATTCAATGACGTCTATCCATTTGCTTTCAATGCCATCGTTCACGGTAAATAAGTGTGAATCCGGGTAAAAACCACTCGATTTCATAATCACGACGAGTCGCCAAACGCAATTTGCAGCGGTTGAAACCGTCAGGTGCAATACAGAATACAGATAAGTTGGTAAAAATAAGAGACGACAGCTCTAAGCCTACCAACACCACTTTATGTTACACTACCGTAGCTGTGTAAGCGAGAGAGCACGCTACATGATGTAGAGCaccgtctctttcccacaaccgAGACAATGTTACTTTGAGATTCAGTGGTAGGTCCCTCGGTAGGTCGTTACAAGACTTAAGTagctttaaaaaagtatttatgcaaTGTCACACAGAATTTATATAACTGGAAAGTACTGATACAATAGCTGTAGTTTTCAGAGAAGACAAGAATAGAGAGTTAAAACGAAAGAGATCTGGAGAagaattgaaatattgtttttatagaaCTATTAGCTAGCAAACGCAAAATAATGTGGTTTTACGTATcgttgaagattttttttttattaaatcggtAGGTACTTAGTTTAAGcttcgttttattattatttaaaatatgacatttaatTTACGTCGCTGCTAATATAAAGCTAGATATTAACTTTGGGTACTAAAACAAGTATTCGTAGGTACTAAAATCTGGTACATaaattagatatatttataGTCAATTCAAATAAGTATCTGGAATTCAAATTTTCCACTTAGAAAATACCTTTTTGATCTGTACGCGTCCGTTTCTTAACcaacaatatttgaaaaagtatttctcTAATTTTTATTCGTGCCTTAAAACTGCATTTAAGAAGAGATTTAGATCTTACTTTTAAGAAGTCGAATGaacaaaaattatgattaaactttaatgtttgGCCTTTTAGGGTTTTAAACACTTAAAGACTTTCGCAGcaagtataatatatatatatatatatataagtataagaTATTTGGCTTAGTAGTTGAGATCACCTCTTCAAACCCTCTGTGCACGACGTTCTCAGGTTCGATCCTCACGTGTGCTCTAAGTGCATAGctaagcttgtcctgagtctggatttccttgtacatgtgacttgaatgtttgtgaaacccaacgcgacacgaggattaaattacttggtACGAAAATCGTGTTTCGTtgtaatcattataaaatatatcgaaaACAGTTGTAGAAATGAGACATCTTTCTATACTACAGCAGCTAAGTCTGATACAAATCTCAATTCACGAGAGAAtcctttcaaaataatgttactttaatctTTATTGTTCACCCCAAACCGAACCTTTTTCAAAACAACCTTTTTTAAGCCTTATTGGAAACCTATCACTTAATATTAGCTTCGTCTattgttattcaaaaatatGGCTGTCTGATCATGATGAAAAGAAGTCTCGGTAACTGGTTTCATTGAGGGATCCGAATAAAGGAAGTCGAGATAACGTGGATGTTTTCATTGTTTGCAGGGAAACAACCTAACTTTCCAATGTCGAATTTAATCAATGGAGTCTAAGATTTgttcaaagatatttttaaagattttcctGAATGTTTTGCTTTACAAATTGTACTTgttgtcttgttttttttacatacaagtCATCATAGCTCAAATCAAATAAAGTGATCTGTGGTATGGTAcaaggtaatttttattttgacttaatAAAAAGCGTGTCTGTTTACATTAGTCACGTGTTTTATTACAATGATAGAACAAATTCGTTGGTATACATTTGAGCGTTCCAAACAGCGCCAACGcttctaaaaatgtattttgccaACTGGCAAAGGTCAAGTTCCCTCGGCAGTTTCGAAGCAAAATTTCTAGTAAACGTAAGCAGTATTTAACAAGTTGTCCGGGACCAGATTCCCACTAGTTAAGTTATTAGAATTTCAAAGTTAACGAGAAAAGTTAAGCGTTGTTCTAGACTCGATTTTATGACTCGGCGAAAGTAAAGTTCGTTAATTGATTGAGGGACAGCAATTGGGCAGTTAATAGGgttagatttaagaaaaaaaatgttgactgCCTCAAAAATATCTCAATGATTGTTTATGTAcgtaaacattgttttaaaaatataaattatattaattatttttggtttttaccAGAAGGCGATGCTATAAATGGTGATgattaacataaaaagaaaaataaatggtattgGTAATGAAGGTGTTAGtatgtttagtttagttttggTATGACTGACATGTTTAAAGTAATAGGATGTCTACGCAGTTTCTTAGTTTAAGGGTGCAATAATAGAAGGCGAACACATGCTTGCTGTGTAGGTAGATTTGTTCTAAAATGGTTAATTCAATGTCAGAAGAATGATGTCATATTCTACAAGATGCTCGTTATGACCtattaacttttcaattactaaataattctaaaactggtactcatttaaaatatataaatagtattcTATCATAATGAAACcgataaaatttgtaaataccGACCTTAATATATAAAAGCATTAGACACTATTCCGAACAAAGACTCAACAATGAAAAATAGAGCCTCATCCACATTTAACCAACGTGATTTTGTGAATAAATCGCTCGtcgtttattttaaagataatataatataacaaatcgGCATCATATAAAGCGACACTTTTAGGCCTGTATCTTAGATTGCAGGCCTCATATATTTAAGACgaaaaacattcaagacactGATCCTTTCATCGCATGCCATATATCTCTACGTGATTCTGAGCAAAGTACACAAACTCACCGAAAGCTTTATAATACTCTACCCATTTAATCATAACTACGAGTATATAGTGGTAAAAACAATTCTAAAGTCAACTTTTTAGCAACTCTTCCCacacttaggaatttaatccttatatcgcgaGGGGTtacactaacattcaagtcacgtgcataaAAACACCTATACTTAGGGCAAGCATTCACACAGAATCACACAAATTGGCTAGTCCGGGATCGAagctgcgacacgtcgcgcatgaTGGGTtgggcgtggtgacctttaccactcgaccatccgtatttttattgaatgattCTTATAGTGACAGCCTAATCTTCAACGAATCGTAAGTACGGAGTAAAAAAAGTAAGAGTAATATGGGTATACTATACaagcaaaaagtaaaataaaaattacgacCAAAACCACatgttttgttactaaatacTGCAGGAGATTAACTTTTTGTGTCACATGTTCAAAATGTGCACATCTGTTTCGTAATGTtctgataaaaactattaacgTAAACAACAATGCGTCAACATTAATTTGCTGTGTTAAACAATCTTAATCAATTATTTCCGTACAAATAACACTCAAGGACTTTGCAATCTGTTTGCAAACATTACAAGGTTAAAGTTTGAAGCAGCGCGCAGCGGTATTAAATGCACTGTTgtcaaaaaaacaaagacattCCCCGTTTCCGAACGCCAGACGGCTATCAATAACAATCGCTCGCTCTCCGTCTAACGTGTGCATGCGTCACTGTCTCACGCGTGATTCATGTATCGACCTCACAGCGACAAGCATTCCACAAACAGAACGGAATATTTGAACaaagaataaacatttattcCGACCTTTGCAAATACACCGCTTCTAAGCATTTCTgtcttttacaaatatttgggTAATGTCTGCTGCCCGCATGTTTGCCGAGCCGGTCGGTTTTGTCGCACAAAACGACGCACGCGGGCCGTTGACCTCACATTTCTCGCCATCTTGTTTAGTTTTACGAAAGCAGCGTTGAAGTACGGACGTGTTGCTTTGCGCGTGACAAAAAGTCATGGATTGGAGTAACGACAAAGTGTTGAAGTTTATAGAGTTGTTGAAGGAAGAGCCTGCTATATGGGATCGCAATAGAGCATCAAATAATAATCGTCAAGAGACTATTGATGCGTGGGAGCGCATACAAGCACAATTCTCTGTCGAATACTCAGTTGAGGAGCTAAAACGAAAGAGAAATTGTTTGATGACAGCTTATAGAGATTACCTGAGGAAAATTAAAGAATCATCGTCAAATTTTGAAGACGTGTATAAACCTACATGGTTTGCGTTTGACGCGTTGCACAGTTTTTTGGGCTCGATGTACGAAATGGACATACAATTACTGGTAAGATCCAACGTTTATATTAATACAtgtttaatgattaattattagtatGCAGTTAGTATTCACTTATTATGTTTTGAACGTGTGTATTGCTGTACATTGTAACTTCAATAGTCTTTACGTACTTTATTTGTCACCTATGGTTCCGCTTCGtaattactataattagtaTGTGCAATCTGAATGTAAAttgtaacttttatattttttttttcaaaaacaggTCAGGTACCTAAAACATGAggactaataaattattataaattattgaagtaTTTAGTAAGTTGTTCTATTGTTTCACTACCTGTTACTCGaaagcattattttttacagGAACCGACTACAAAGAGGCGTAAACGAGAACGATGGCTATCAAGAGATTACGACATCATGAATCAACAAGCAGAATCAGAGACTTCACAGCAATCAGAATACTCCCAAGATTCCAGTAGAAAACGGAGAAATTCGCAAGAGTCCCACTTCATTGCCAAGAATCGAATAAGTGACATACCATTCCAAAGAGAAAAACCAGCTCCACTCGAACCCAGCGAAGGGAACGAATACGACCTTTATGGTCAACTGCTAGCAGAGAAACTGAAGAAAATGCAGGATGCAGACAGACTGATGGTTATGAACGAGATAgacaatttagttttcaaatatgCGGTGAATGCTAGATCGAGGAAGGATAACCAATCTGTAGACACTATAGCTTTTATAACTCCGTCTCATCCAAGCTATTTAAAAGCATCAGGTACTGGTTCAATTAAtaagaagaaaatgaaattgttgGCTTCACAGATTAAGGACGCGAATTGTGGTTCTAATGAAATGTCATCTGATGATGATTGAGATATGCTTtgatattattgaataaaatgtttgtaatccagttttgttgttttatttgattgttcTGTCGATGTCTGGGAGTCGTATCGGCAAGGACAGTGCGATCGTGACAATGCTCCCCATACTGGAATGTTCACGTATACATACATGCATGGTCCCCATAAGAGCCAGTTGGAAACAAGAAgtgattgtaatatttttgcggTTTGTTTTCAGTTCGCTGACAATGTTGCAATTGTTTTAAGTTAGATTTAGCTATGAGTACTTAGATGAATTTGTGGCTGAATTCGATACATCGTATGATGGTTATTAATTAGGATATAATTGAGCCGTTATTTTAATTCAGTCAGAatgaataatacaaaaactgtttttttattatttgtgttttacatggatacgaattaaataaaattaaatactttgaaattatAAGAACTTCTGTTAGGTGTATCCAGTCTATATATCAGTGTATTTTCCCTCAGCTTCGCTAAGTCCAAATTTACCTTAAACACATAAACAACTAGTCACAAAAGAAGTGTAGTAATCAAAGGAATTCGTTCGTTTTCATCGTTTTGGGGACGATTTATTCCCAACTTAACAGTTCCCAGCAGTTTCTTGTGGATATCCAATTACTATAAATAAGGATCTCAATAGTAACCGTTAGTTGAAAAACTATTACCGATTcccatttgtttttaaacagtttaattaaaaacaagtaatgCTGTGTATCTTATAAAGTATTGTCTTAGCCGTTTAATTGGGTTTTAGTATCCAATAGTTTTCGTAACACTATTATTAAATCAGTTAAAAATACGAAGATAAACGCATCAATGATAGTGAAACTTGAGtctcttgtcctgagtctgggtgtctttgtgcacgtgccTTGCATTTGTGAATGTTTATGTAACCctccgcgacacgaggattaaatttcttagtgtcGTTTTTATGAAGATAGAGACGAATGCATGTGGTTACTAATAACGTCACTTATGGTTAATATATACTCGGTAAAAGTAGTTACAATAGTTGGTTAGTTATAGTTACAGATTATTTTAGTTACACGCGATTAATAGTAATGTATCGGATATTCCTTTGAAATTGAAATCTAACTACCAAACCAATTCGatttttcaaatacataatattcatCTAAATATGCCTCTGAGCTGTTTGTCATTATTACCTAGAATCTCCTTTAAGAAGTCTGGGcaccaaaattaatataaaacacgtGTAACTTCTACAAAATTATTCAGTGAACCATCACCGCGTAAGGTAGCGATTGTGGAATCGTGACAACGAACGACCAGCactccgattctgctatttacaatggcaaataaattaaattggcactattaaGTACGGACCGGAACAATCATGGTCAATATaacaaatttccaattattgtgtcgTCAAATGCTTAAGAGCGTgagaatagtttcaaatttaatccaactgccattcactcatcggccgttgtaaatagcagaatcggggccaaGGTGTAGATCggtgtcttgcttccacaccGAGTCGAGGCAGTAGGCCCCCAGAAATGCCCATTCATTCTTGTTTAGTCCCAAACAAAGGAATGATCAACAAAAGACGGATATCAAAGGAATATACGATCAGTATTAAAAAGGTTAACAAAGCTCTTTTTTATGTCTGTTTCATAAAAACTTCCTTATGGTGCAAACATAAGGACTATTTTATCGCTCAATGAAAAGAAGCTAAAGGAATATCCTTGTTTATGTGGAAATTGTGCTGATGATGTAAATTGCACTCCTCTTAAATTGCTTAAGTCGTCTtacgaaaaagaaatataaaaattttgtCGGCAACGCACATCTTTCAAGAACAATCTCTCAAACATTTGCCAAACAATCGAGTGTCGTCTCTCAAAAGGATTGggatacattataaaattattttaatttaaaattaaattaacagacGACGTCGCCCGCATACGTTTTGTGAGACAATAAACTAAGGGCATATGTCAGTCACCCGGGTAATTGATAAGagatatgtatataaaattgttatatgtTTCATAGTTTGCGACACAGATAAAAGTGTGTCGGGAAGTCAGGAGAAAGGGATGTGagattgtgttttatattaaccTACTTTGACGCCCCGTAATGAACAGGGGTCAGTTGATCACGAAAAGATGAATGGAACTGGATTGGACTGGACCGGATGAAACTGGACCATTAGGAATTTGTAGGAAGATAAAGACAGGCAGGTATACTAGatgtgtttttaaacaaatgtgaCGAGAATATTGCTTTCAGAAATTACTtcgtagaaatattttaaactactaATTGGATCGCTTGCAAAGATGTAGGGAGCCCTTGTACAGTAGTTCGCTATAGGCAAAGATAACCTCTTAATGGATCCGCATAGAAGACAACATACGTAACACAATCCAAGGAACCAGTCCAAATTACGCTGGCAGAATATGTTGATGCGACAAAAAATAGTAGACTTTATGAAGCACGAAACAATAAACAAccaaacaacacaaaataaatgcatttgaACTGAAATTATCTGGCTACCTTATCGGACGGTATCTTGACCTGGTATCCAACCAATTAGATTGCACTTTTGGCATTCTCCGTGCCATCATCAAAACTTGGCAAACTACTATTTTAAAtacgatatttaattataaggaTTTTATCTATCATtagtccgaaagggttaccgttgccccggtacacgaagggcaagaaggaacatgggtggatCAGTGGAAGTCTGGCACTCCCTTCAGCTCAATCCAAAGTGGAAAGactttttgatgatttcccatcggAAAAAGGAGGTTATCTATGACCACTGTAGTGTCTAGATCTTAAAGATCTGTCAACATCACAGCTACTGACTCTTTCAAAAGACTGACATTGAGGTCAATACCCACTGAGTGCAGAACAACTTATtgtagactagctgttgcccgcgacttcgtccccgtgggtttcgctcctattagtcgcagcgtgaaggtttatagcctaaagccttcctcgatgaatggtctattcaacacaaaaagattttttgaatttggaccagtagttcctgagattagcgcattcaaacaaacaaacaaactcttcagctttatatattagtatagatatagatgataatttaaaatttcagtcTCAAGAATTTACAGAAAGACGGTTATTACACTGAATGTCCAAGAAAAGTTCATTAATTCAGCACTACAATTATGTGTACTAGGTCTGTCGAATccacattttgttattattgtaattttagttttattgtagtTTAGTTTTAGATATAGACAGATAACGGCCTAAGTCTGGCCTCAAGATAACGAGAATTATTGGGATTAAGgtcaattattaaatgatttcacAATCACTTGTACTAATATTTATCAGCTTAACACTTTAATATTAGATAACGTGAAACATAAGACATTTATTACAAGTAGACGATTAATAAACTGTAGtatattttaactgttatttttaaatgtatcttgttattttgattttttactttcactcaacgccatctagtcttaaactaagcatagcttgtttTACAATTACTAGACatctgataaacttacttagattataataatatgtacagaTTAATTACGTTCAGACACTAAACTAATAATCATGTTCATCACAcattgtcctgggtgggaatcgaagccACAACCTCCGATAGGTATAACAGGGCagttgaaagaaaataatttcaattgatcagttttataataattacagtattattctaataaattagGCTATTTCCGTAGTACAAAGAATAAAgaaacgatatatttttttattctaatttattctcatttatcgttgatgtttaaaaattaaatgtttctttgttttagagtttatataaatttctttGAATTATTGGAAAGCTcaagaaatatgaatttaaataattctcgAGCTTCGATTCTCGGTATTCTTAATTCATATTATAGGCAGCTATTTGacctaattgaaataaatgcttgtattttaatattttattactgtttataacaaatatgaataaagcGGGTgctaatttagtttaaaaaaactggtAGTAAATTAggtttacaaatattcaagtcaaattCACAGAGGCATCCAGACTCGGAACAAACACGACATTAAAACGCttcgcagggatcgaacctgcggcATGTTGCGCCTATTTGGCGTGATGaaatcaaccactcggctatattTAAACGAAACTCATTCAAGTTAAAATGGCGAATGTTCGTGCAcgcgtttgtttttttatgtaatagtaGCTGTCACGAACCTGTGCACATTTGATTCTTCTACCACGTTCAATTTGCTAAATCTCTTTTTGGCAAACGAAAAGTGTGGAATGACTGCTAGCAGCCAGCAACACAGACTGATACTAAACTAGAAGAACAATGTAGCAGTTGAATGAGCAAGGAAGAGGTTTATCTAAATGACattctcatatttttatatagcctgttttagatccctcTGCTGGGCAAAGGTATCATCCTATGCGATTTCGGGCACGTGAGCTCCGCGTAAATGGCCAGATCAACAGCTTCCTCATCACATTCTcatttatttgaaaaggaaTACCCAATTCGAAGCATCCAAACATATGTATTGTCATATGTTATAGCTTAGTACCAAATTCATTGCAATTCACAAACGATGAAGCTTATTCCAAAgcactcaaataaaaaatgccATCAACAAAACACGAGGGATTATATTAATCCCGTAGAATGTGTT
This region of Trichoplusia ni isolate ovarian cell line Hi5 chromosome 14, tn1, whole genome shotgun sequence genomic DNA includes:
- the LOC113500451 gene encoding uncharacterized protein LOC113500451 — encoded protein: MDWSNDKVLKFIELLKEEPAIWDRNRASNNNRQETIDAWERIQAQFSVEYSVEELKRKRNCLMTAYRDYLRKIKESSSNFEDVYKPTWFAFDALHSFLGSMYEMDIQLLEPTTKRRKRERWLSRDYDIMNQQAESETSQQSEYSQDSSRKRRNSQESHFIAKNRISDIPFQREKPAPLEPSEGNEYDLYGQLLAEKLKKMQDADRLMVMNEIDNLVFKYAVNARSRKDNQSVDTIAFITPSHPSYLKASGTGSINKKKMKLLASQIKDANCGSNEMSSDDD